attataATACATCAAAAAGAATTTCCGACAACCTATTAAATATTCAAGAGTCTATCAGCAGTATTTGTAATAGGAAGTATGCAATTGCTGGAAAAGCTGTCTGTAGTTTTACGGAAGCTGATATTGACAAATGggtaaaagaatttcaacataagaaaagaaacaaaggagAGCAAGATATCGAAGTAACGCCGAAGGAAATGCTTGCTGTAATAGATAGAGCCATAGAACTAAAGAGACGATTTAAGCTTCGTGATACCCAAAGATTAACTGTATTGGCGTTATTGACAAATGATCACAGTACCTTAGCGCAAGTGTCTACTGGAGAGGGAAAATCATTAATTGTAGTAGCAGCATCAATTATGAAAGCACTTTGTGGAGGGGTAGTACACATTGTTACTAGTTCCTCAGTATTAGCGAAACGTGATGCCGAAGGTAATGGAGATATCTATAGTCTGTTTCACATTAATGTATCGCATAACTGTAGCGAAGATATTGAGAAAAGAAAGGAAGCATACTCAAGTAATCAGGTGGTATATGGTGATCTATCTAATTTTCAGCGCGATTATTTACTAGACAAATTTtatgggaaaaatatttttggagATCATGATTTCGGTAATGTAATCGTTGATGAAGTAGACAGTATGTTGCTTGATAAAGGTAATAATATGCTGTACTTATCTCACGATCTGGCAAGCTTAGATAAGCTGGAATctgtttacatttatatttggcAGTGGATTAATAGACCAGCCACAAATTACGAAGAACTTTCCTATGTTTTTGATATCGGCGCGATTAGAGAAGCAGTGCTAAGTGACTTATATGACTTGGTAAAAGCAgaggatattggaaaacttgaTTCTGGGTTAAGCGAGCAGCAAAAACACATCATATGGGAACGGTTGTTCAAAGCTAAGATATTAGATGCTCAGGGCAAATTGTTAAGAGGAAGCGTTGATGATATAAGCCTCAATGAGATGCTTTCACCTGAATTTATTAGTTATAAGGATCGTCTTGGTCACCTTTTTAAGGAGTGTATCGAAAGAGAAAAATGTGTACATGTTCCTAACCATCTTAAGCCTTTCGTTGAACAGCACTTGGAATCTTGGATTAATAGTGCTATAACCGCGTTCTTTATGAAAGCAGGGCACGATTACGTAGTGGATGTGGATAGAACTGGAAGTACTTCCGACCGCAATCCTCAAATTATAATTCTTGATAAAGATACAGGAACAGATCAAAGAAATTCTCAATGGGACGAAGTACTACATCAGTTTTTACAACTCAAACACGGGTGCAAATTATCCTTGCAAAGCTTAAAAGCTGTTTTTGTATCTAATGTCTCTTTCTTTAAATTGTACGATAACTTGTACGGCCTAACAGGCACTTTAGGCTTCCGGACAGAAAGAGATTTATTAAAGCAAATACACGAAGTCGACTTTGTCACCATTCCTACAGCCAAATCTAAGCAATTTCACGAGGATAAACCTATTCTATGTACTAGCAAAGAAGAATGGATAAATCGCATACGCAACGAGGCACGGAAGCTAACTGAGGAGAAGAAACGATCTGTTTTAATCATCTGTGAAACGCTAAATGATGTAGACACCTTACACAAAGCTTTCGGAGGAAAAAATGCAAAACATGTCCATACTTATACACGTGACTATGAAGAGTTCGATATCGCTCAAGGCATCAAGGAGTTGGAACAAGGGCAGATTATTATTGCAACAAACCTAGCTGGTCGTGGGACAGACGTGAAAATTACAGAAGGACTGAGACAAGCTGAAGGATTACATGTTTGCTTAACTTATCTACCTAAGAATAATCGAATTGAACAGCAAGCGTTTGGACGAACGGCAAGAAGTGGGGACAAAGGTTCAGGTCAATTAATCATTATGGATACGAAAGGGAAAGAGTATAGTAATTCCAAAGTTTTGGACTCAAAGAAAGAGCGCGATGTTGAAGAATTACATCGCATATCTGGTATTAAAACCTACTATGAAACTCGAATTACTGTAGAAGAAAACTGCTTTAAAGCATTCAAAAAGCAGTACGAACGTTTGAAGAAAGAACTCGATGAGAGTGAAATATCTAccgaagttaaagaaattctattGCAGAGCTGTTTAGACAAATGGGCTTTCTGGTTAGATGAAAACAGTAAGCATATAAAGAATTTGACAGACGAGCAaggtaaaagaaattttaacgaCCTACTGAACAAGTTTATCTCAcagttaaaagatttaaaacttAAGTATAGCAAAGAGTCCTTACGGTCGTATCATGGGATTACAACTCAAACTATTAAACATGATAGCAAAAGTTGGTTAGCATGGGTTGATGGGCAACCAAATCAAATGATTAAGCTAGGGAAATATCTCTCGCAAAATAAGGAACTTGATAATGCTGTTGAACTGTTTGATGAAGTGATTAAGCAAGAACCATACTTCTCTGAAGCAGCACATTATTATAAGGCATTTGCATTGACAAAAATAATTGATTGGGAACAAAAACCTTTGAAtgaaaaagataagaaaatcttgaaaagatTCAAGAATGAATTGCGAGAAGCTGCAAAGCTGTTAGACGAACGTAGTAAGTTTGCTATGAATGCTGCAGGTATTATCCGCGagattaagaaaaatagtaATGAAAGCATTATTCAAATAGACGCATACGAAGAGCAGCAAAAGAACTTGATCAACCTTTACTCCATGTTTTCCGGATCTATAGATGATATCTTTGGCCACTTTATAACTCCACAATCTTTTGTTAACAGCGATATTAAGGAAGAATTGGCTACAGTTCTATGCGAAGATTTGCTTAGAGAAGGTATTTTAAAAAAGCAGAGAGTAAAAAAAGACGTTTCTGACGAAGAGCTGAAAGGGACCAGTTTTGGTTATGGAATAATATCAACGAAGATGTTAAAAGAATTTCTGTCTGGGTATGAAGAGAAGGAAATCGACGAAAAGGAATTTCAACAAGCGTTAAAAAAAGCAACGCCATTGCCTAGCCGAGAAGCATTTTGGAAATCGCTAATTGAACAAAAAGTCTTAAATGCAGAAGTTAAGTATGCTGTAGTTAACaatgagaaattgaaagaagttGATGCATCACTGTCGGCTTTTCTAGCTGAAGAAGTGAACGCAAAACGATTGAAAACGCAAACTCTGGAGTCTGATAATGACCAGATTTTTTTACACGCGGAACGGATTACACAAAAAGGAAATAATAGTAATGTTTATAAAAAGGACGATTTTATAAAGGCCATACGCAAATACAGATATCAGGTACTGAAAAAGAGAGGGATACTCTCATTTAACAGGAAAGCACATATAGATAATAGTAAAATTGGAACTGTAAACTTTTCTTGCTATGACTCTATCACTTTGGAAGACTTTACTAAGGTTAatattactaaaaatgaagcTGAGAAAATTTTAGCAGAACTTGAAAGACAAAATATCATTGAAAAGAAAGATAAGTCAAATAGTGCCTATGGACTAAAAATTGAATTcgataaaattgaacaagttgAGCTTCGTTTCTGCCCAGTTTATGAGAACGCTGTAAAACACCTATTATCTGTATGTTTTGCCTATAGAATAGCTCTTCAAAGGATTGTAAGACAACTGAAAGACAAAAAGTCTCCTGTTCGTCTGCAATTAATGACCAAACCACATCAAAGTCTAGTCTGGGAATTATTGGAGCAGAAGATTATCAGACCTATTACGGTGACAACTGAAGGTGAAAACATAGAAGAAACGTTAAAGAGAATATATAGGCGAACAATGATGACTAAAGATGATATTAAACTTATGCTTTCTCAAGGTGAGTCTATTCCAAAAGATTGTACAGAAAAGCTTTTTAATTGTTTGATTAAAGAATGGTGGATTGTCCAGTGGGTTCCAATACCAGATGGTGGTATTAGTAGTGTTATTGGCAATGCTAACAAATCTTTAGACGGCCTACTATCACCGTTACAACTTTATTATATTAATGagaaaataccaaaaattcctttgaatttctCTCCCGAAGCAAGTTGCAAAAACGAACTGACCAAAATGCAAAATATTGACAAAATGGTGGAAAAGGTTTTAGATAACCGATTACAGCTATCAAAAGAAAGTACAATTAAATACATTGTGAGAACTCTGGAACAGTCAAGAAGTACATTAAAATCTTTAACAGTTCCTAATGGTACATTGAAACCTCTCACTGAGTTTTGTAGTCAAggtaaatttgcaaatatagaAGAAGTGCATATCTTCCTTCTCAATGGTTTAGATGAACTTCTACAATTAGGAGAGAAAAAATGGACACGAGAAATGCTTTTTAATACTGCTATAGTAGTTGCGATGGGAATCACGCAAATAGCTGTAGGTGCTGTAATAGAGCTATACTCAGTGGGTTGTATGACTCATGTTGGTGCTGCGTTTGTTAACGAAGGTGTAAACGACATCTTTTATGCTGCTGGTGCTTTAAAGTCGGGTTATTTTAATTGGAACGATTATGGGCAACATAAGCTTCAGAGTTTAATGTCTACAGCTGCTAGTGTTGGTATAGGAGCCTACCTTTCAAAAGGCACCCAGGTGTCACGTTATGGCCATAAACTAGCTGGACCCAACTTTGAAGCTGGTGGTAAAAAAGTAGCAGAAATGTGTGGCAATCAACTTATTAAAGAAGCAGGTTGGATGGCAGGGAAAGCAGTTGTAACGCGCATTATATTAAAAACTGTAGAAGGCATAGCATTTGGCTTCGCTAATGCCACAGTGGACATGCTCGTTGAAAATTACCTTCGAACGTTGTGTGAAGGCATAGCCTCTAACATTTTGTCAGATGTTGAACGCGAAGTAGACAGACATAACATCTCTACAAGCTTGAGAAAAGCCTACACGATATtaggagaagaagaagcaagaaaaaagaTGAATGATTTAACCCAGAGTGTCTTTACTGATCAAAATTGTGTAGAAAAGTTTTTGCCTGTAGCTAGCAAGATAGCTAGTAGTGTTACTCAGGGAATTACGGAAGCTATTAAAAAAAGGAGCAAAACAAGTAACAAGTTGGAATTTCCTATTCATACCATTAGTCAAGTAGTGGTTTGGACAGAACGTGTTGCTCATATTGCTACTATGATAAACGTAACCAGTAATATTttagataatttaaataaaaaaataaacagggAGTTGGAGAAAAATGCTAAGCGAGTTAAAGAACAGAAAGCAGAAGAAGACTATGAGAACTTCAAAAAAGAAATAAGTGACGAGTGGAAATCACTACTTCGTCAAAAGGCTGGGCAAATTATAGAACTGCATATTCTAAGCCCTATCCTTAAAGAAGGCGCTAATCGTCTCGTTAGATATGTTGGGAAAAAGATACAAGAAGGGTTTCAATCTTATAAAGAAGATAAATATTCTGAAGAGTTTGACAAGTTGAAGCAACAGTACTTGGATGAGTTACGGAATGCTGGTGAGCAACAGGGCAGTAACATGTCTGAAACAGAAAACCATATTATAGAACAATATCACGAAAACCTGAAAAAGTTGATGATGAAAACTGGAAGTCCTGTGTTGTTTGCTGAAATAATCAAACAAAATGTTCCAATGGATATGACATGCGTCAGTGCATGCATTCCAGTCATACATACAGCGTTAGAAGAGCAAGGAATTGTGATACCAGGACTAACCATTATTGTTGAAGGAGAAGGCGGTATAAGACAAGAGTTTCGCTCTGGACCGGAGGGGGCGGGGGGAGTGATTGTTAAACTCGAGCTGAAAGATAAGCACTTTCAGCTTTGTGGAAGCAGTACGTCAGGAAATAATAGAAATGGTGGATTAAGAAATAATTGCTTGTACGAAGCTTTATCAAAAGCTATACCTCCACTAAGCGATATGACACCAAAGACGTTCAGAGATAAAGTAGCCAGCTGTATTGAGCAAAGTCCAGAAATAAAACATCACATTCTGCAGGGTTGGCATAAACTTCCTTTGTCTCTTGGTGCGTATGGTGGTTACAGAGCTCCTTCTAAAACAGTATTTGACGAGGAGTCATCAGAAATCAATGACTATGCtggcaataaaaaagaatatcaaTTCAGAACACGTGGGCCTATCGGGCATATCGTGGCACGTTTTGAAAGATATATTCGTTTTGGTGGAATGATACAAAGAATTTCTGAAGATACAGGTATAGATAGAAGTGATGTAGTCAAAGGTGGACCAAGTCAATACCAAGATCAACATAGCAATCGTGGGAAAGAAGGTATTCAAGCGGCTCATCTAATTAGAGTAGGTGAGATTAACGCGAATTTAACGCCATCTCATTTTGaagaactgaaaaattttataGGTCATACCCAGAATGTTTCAAAAGAATGGAACTATTGGCAAGGAGTGGGTGGAGGGATAGATAGATATCAATCAAGCAGTTTAAGACAATTAGCGGAGATAGATTTTAGTGGTGATTGGACTAATCAAAATAAGAGGGCAATAGAGAATATTAGAAGTTATTTTGTAGCTGAGGTTGTTAATCAAATGAGGGCAGGAAGGATGAGTGAATCGAATTGTAGAAATATAGTGACAGCTTTATCTGCGAGTAATGTTGAAAACGTGTTCAAAAACGAAGGGAAAGGTGGTTACTCCGgcaaatatagagataattatCTGTAATGAAAGTTATCGTTATGAACGACAAAGTTAAATTTGTATCCGTGGGCTCAGTAAACCATACATGCCAAGTTAAGAAAATAAGGAGTACAGAGGATAGAATAATCAGGTTCAAGTTTTCCCAGATATAATCTTTAGTAAGAGAACCAATGAATAAAATAACTTGCTTATCAAAACACCTCAACGATTTCTTCAATGGAAGGGCAGAAGAAATATCAATTGAAACaggatttgtaaaaaaaaaaaaaatgggaaagtTGAGTTTCATCGTTCGTGAAGGCTATAATTTTGGAGTTTATAAGAGGAGAATCTGACGCTGAAAGAGGTGGTGCAAAGTAACGTAATTGAAGAAATAATAAACCTTCAAAATTCTCCGAAATGATTTTTCTAACCAAAGAGCTAAGTCTTGAGCTTTGTGCAATACTGAAACTGCCGCATGTCTACTGCATCGTCATCCATTGCTGATAATGATCAGACGATGGAAATAGATTtaggaaattgaattacttatattctatattttatattatatgtacattatttttcttaataaattacATTACTGCATTAGGGGACAAGGGGCCgcccttaaaattattttcctcATCTTTACCGCATTACAGATATAATCCAATAATACGGCATATTTGGTAATCCAGCAGCACCCAAGACCTGAGTATGTCGGATTATTTAAATCTGCTGCAGCGCTGTTCAAGGTCGCTTACGCGTAAgctcggggttctcccactctcggcCGTGTTGTCGGGGATAACGCTGGATaacgcgcgacgctaaagagtagagctgttcgagtactcggaaaaagcgagtcGGGGTATACTCGGTTCGAATAACCGAGCTGAGCCGAGCGCTCGAAAGAACTCAGCGGCTCGATTGAAGCGAGCGGTTCGAACGATCCGAGCACGCGAGCAGGTCCGGCGTACAGTGTACAATGTGTGTACATCGGATCGTTCGATGCAACCCGATTGTTTCCAGCTGCTcgcttctttcgagccgctcggctcggatcggaaaccgagtcccggctcgACTCGAATTCGagctacagtatttcctcgttagcgactcgattttgtgtacactataccgactcttcgctatccccaccacttttgtctcactcttgcccggcgaaagctgaagcgagatggaacgagagcgagcgagaggcactgaaagcgagcgaggacggtacgagaccgacgacgcgttaatgttttgtctcgctccgtctttcggacgcctgacattctgtcctttgcgcttgcgaccatcgcgcatgcTCGCCGCGCacacagtgttccatctcgctcccccctccggccagaaagaagcgagaaacgaacactcggaattagggttctgttcacgataccgactcaacgccggtcccgaccagcgagtcgctaacgagacaatactgtactcgAACAGCTGTACATGAGAGACCAGCCGCTAGCCTGGCTAGCCCGTCgtgtacttttcgtcaacgccacgaccacccgattatttttcaacgctctttttgtatcatgtttttttttcactgtcacacaaaaattcagatcaatagttcaagatacaataaaacagcatgccaaatctcaaattaatttatcaaaccgtttttgtagaaaaaattcacaaagaattacctatttttcgaccTAACAAGGTGCAAAccccccttaatatttactcaagttagtTGTCAAACGCAGCGGCACTCCCAAAGATATCGCGTCATCTCCCACGTGTACGGGGAACGAGGAGAGTGTCGCCCGCACGACGTGTCGTGCATTATCAGTGTAGTATCACGAAGTACGCGGATTGGACGGACTGCGCGCTGTTTACGAATATGCTAACACGATTGCTGTTCGACACGTACTTTTAACGCTATAACGATTTCAAGTGGAACCTATTTTTGTCACAGGCGATCGGTCGTAAATCGTCCCATGCTATCTACGGAGTTAGACGTAGTGcaacgtaaaaaaaaactattgtaaaTTATGAGAGCTTGAGCAAATCCAGAGAACAAAGAGATAAAAGAAGAAGACCCAAATGATGAAAACAGAATTAAAGATTCAGAAGGTAAGCATTTTACAAcatggattttttaaaaaaatttcaaaaaagcatATAGCACTGATGCATACAGAGCAAGCATCTATAGAATCAGCAGTAAAAGggcaaacaataaataaaagtaatttCTAAAGGACTTCATATATGTTTCATGATCAAGATC
This portion of the Andrena cerasifolii isolate SP2316 chromosome 9, iyAndCera1_principal, whole genome shotgun sequence genome encodes:
- the LOC143373477 gene encoding uncharacterized protein LOC143373477 isoform X1, with the protein product MEDAIRIDKHRIATLQEIAKQLQPYQNAVGNPELTPLSAARYLVEAKENDNNNFRYHSDLGSLDDYLYENAKEQRKKILKFCKENLQNKALQFSMRAFVLEVGKSKDAHICIKKYRDEYKEFLEKQEHSLNQFYEALKSELSRPTHVEVFDSWIEYVEDEFIKRELKDYFLLSNRSNNQLQQDMWDKCCKDQDILTMYNDYILEKGLISGSYLELLACTFGINVRLYVEEQDNKLYLIDNRNLSSTRIEHVLLNRDNKFIQLSINGDYLRLDEERRKKNNIYTRVLVEIDSFKQKQEFDDYLEKRTFLSENEDMKFEQSFYNKYSSSEEEDIRKIVEYFPEGEKQLLKDRLGTITSQCIGQQGILHNVLKRFSSEGRHVSSQELYHLVNSILISNTEGKKEQNIFWWIIAAYPQRNWIDELILLQLENFFRKPLAEKSKWREYLSKIENKDILLLFNATLHRSKPDNFNSTQCIEDILHLLSNIPNETINLEGLELSEWFYALKEKYWTYKLSKVVDGQDLSTASYYVLSMENTFGPDLVEKLIEILIDKKQKLSRDILTNILSNFYNEKWNLSAEVLEAFDNCNVNEWAQKMQQKFTWDKERNITQLVQLIKSNYNTSKRISDNLLNIQESISSICNRKYAIAGKAVCSFTEADIDKWVKEFQHKKRNKGEQDIEVTPKEMLAVIDRAIELKRRFKLRDTQRLTVLALLTNDHSTLAQVSTGEGKSLIVVAASIMKALCGGVVHIVTSSSVLAKRDAEGNGDIYSLFHINVSHNCSEDIEKRKEAYSSNQVVYGDLSNFQRDYLLDKFYGKNIFGDHDFGNVIVDEVDSMLLDKGNNMLYLSHDLASLDKLESVYIYIWQWINRPATNYEELSYVFDIGAIREAVLSDLYDLVKAEDIGKLDSGLSEQQKHIIWERLFKAKILDAQGKLLRGSVDDISLNEMLSPEFISYKDRLGHLFKECIEREKCVHVPNHLKPFVEQHLESWINSAITAFFMKAGHDYVVDVDRTGSTSDRNPQIIILDKDTGTDQRNSQWDEVLHQFLQLKHGCKLSLQSLKAVFVSNVSFFKLYDNLYGLTGTLGFRTERDLLKQIHEVDFVTIPTAKSKQFHEDKPILCTSKEEWINRIRNEARKLTEEKKRSVLIICETLNDVDTLHKAFGGKNAKHVHTYTRDYEEFDIAQGIKELEQGQIIIATNLAGRGTDVKITEGLRQAEGLHVCLTYLPKNNRIEQQAFGRTARSGDKGSGQLIIMDTKGKEYSNSKVLDSKKERDVEELHRISGIKTYYETRITVEENCFKAFKKQYERLKKELDESEISTEVKEILLQSCLDKWAFWLDENSKHIKNLTDEQGKRNFNDLLNKFISQLKDLKLKYSKESLRSYHGITTQTIKHDSKSWLAWVDGQPNQMIKLGKYLSQNKELDNAVELFDEVIKQEPYFSEAAHYYKAFALTKIIDWEQKPLNEKDKKILKRFKNELREAAKLLDERSKFAMNAAGIIREIKKNSNESIIQIDAYEEQQKNLINLYSMFSGSIDDIFGHFITPQSFVNSDIKEELATVLCEDLLREGILKKQRVKKDVSDEELKGTSFGYGIISTKMLKEFLSGYEEKEIDEKEFQQALKKATPLPSREAFWKSLIEQKVLNAEVKYAVVNNEKLKEVDASLSAFLAEEVNAKRLKTQTLESDNDQIFLHAERITQKGNNSNVYKKDDFIKAIRKYRYQVLKKRGILSFNRKAHIDNSKIGTVNFSCYDSITLEDFTKVNITKNEAEKILAELERQNIIEKKDKSNSAYGLKIEFDKIEQVELRFCPVYENAVKHLLSVCFAYRIALQRIVRQLKDKKSPVRLQLMTKPHQSLVWELLEQKIIRPITVTTEGENIEETLKRIYRRTMMTKDDIKLMLSQGESIPKDCTEKLFNCLIKEWWIVQWVPIPDGGISSVIGNANKSLDGLLSPLQLYYINEKIPKIPLNFSPEASCKNELTKMQNIDKMVEKVLDNRLQLSKESTIKYIVRTLEQSRSTLKSLTVPNGTLKPLTEFCSQGKFANIEEVHIFLLNGLDELLQLGEKKWTREMLFNTAIVVAMGITQIAVGAVIELYSVGCMTHVGAAFVNEGVNDIFYAAGALKSGYFNWNDYGQHKLQSLMSTAASVGIGAYLSKGTQVSRYGHKLAGPNFEAGGKKVAEMCGNQLIKEAGWMAGKAVVTRIILKTVEGIAFGFANATVDMLVENYLRTLCEGIASNILSDVEREVDRHNISTSLRKAYTILGEEEARKKMNDLTQSVFTDQNCVEKFLPVASKIASSVTQGITEAIKKRSKTSNKLEFPIHTISQVVVWTERVAHIATMINVTSNILDNLNKKINRELEKNAKRVKEQKAEEDYENFKKEISDEWKSLLRQKAGQIIELHILSPILKEGANRLVRYVGKKIQEGFQSYKEDKYSEEFDKLKQQYLDELRNAGEQQGSNMSETENHIIEQYHENLKKLMMKTGSPVLFAEIIKQNVPMDMTCVSACIPVIHTALEEQGIVIPGLTIIVEGEGGIRQEFRSGPEGAGGVIVKLELKDKHFQLCGSSTSGNNRNGGLRNNCLYEALSKAIPPLSDMTPKTFRDKVASCIEQSPEIKHHILQGWHKLPLSLGAYGGYRAPSKTVFDEESSEINDYAGNKKEYQFRTRGPIGHIVARFERYIRFGGMIQRISEDTGIDRSDVVKGGPSQYQDQHSNRGKEGIQAAHLIRVGEINANLTPSHFEELKNFIGHTQNVSKEWNYWQGVGGGIDRYQSSSLRQLAEIDFSGDWTNQNKRAIENIRSYFVAEVVNQMRAGRMSESNCRNIVTALSASNVENVFKNEGKGGYSGKYRDNYL
- the LOC143373477 gene encoding uncharacterized protein LOC143373477 isoform X2 — its product is MEDAIRIDKHRIATLQEIAKQLQPYQNAVGNPELTPLSAARYLVEAKENDNNNFRYHSDLGSLDDYLYENAKEQRKKILKFCKENLQNKALQFSMRAFVLEVGKSKDAHICIKKYRDEYKEFLEKQEHSLNQFYEALKSELSRPTHVEVFDSWIEYVEDEFIKRELKDYFLLSNRSNNQLQQDMWDKCCKDQDILTMYNDYILEKGLISGSYLELLACTFGINVRLYVEEQDNKLYLIDNRNLSSTRIEHVLLNRDNKFIQLSINGDYLRLDEERRKKNNIYTRVLVEIDSFKQKQEFDDYLEKRTFLSENEDMKFEQSFYNKYSSSEEEDIRKIVEYFPEGEKQLLKDRLGTITSQCIGQQGILHNVLKRFSSEGRHVSSQELYHLVNSILISNTEGKKEQNIFWWIIAAYPQRNWIDELILLQLENFFRKPLAEKSKWREYLSKIENKDILLLFNATLHRSKPDNFNSTQCIEDILHLLSNIPNETINLEGLELSEWFYALKEKYWTYKLSKVVDGQDLSTASYYVLSMENTFGPDLVEKLIEILIDKKQKLSRDILTNILSNFYNEKWNLSAEVLEAFDNCNVNEWAQKMQQKFTWDKERNITQLVQLIKSNYNTSKRISDNLLNIQESISSICNRKYAIAGKAVCSFTEADIDKWVKEFQHKKRNKGEQDIEVTPKEMLAVIDRAIELKRRFKLRDTQRLTVLALLTNDHSTLAQVSTGEGKSLIVVAASIMKALCGGVVHIVTSSSVLAKRDAEGNGDIYSLFHINVSHNCSEDIEKRKEAYSSNQVVYGDLSNFQRDYLLDKFYGKNIFGDHDFGNVIVDEVDSMLLDKGNNMLYLSHDLASLDKLESVYIYIWQWINRPATNYEELSYVFDIGAIREAVLSDLYDLVKAEDIGKLDSGLSEQQKHIIWERLFKAKILDAQGKLLRGSVDDISLNEMLSPEFISYKDRLGHLFKECIEREKCVHVPNHLKPFVEQHLESWINSAITAFFMKAGHDYVVDVDRTGSTSDRNPQIIILDKDTGTDQRNSQWDEVLHQFLQLKHGCKLSLQSLKAVFVSNVSFFKLYDNLYGLTGTLGFRTERDLLKQIHEVDFVTIPTAKSKQFHEDKPILCTSKEEWINRIRNEARKLTEEKKRSVLIICETLNDVDTLHKAFGGKNAKHVHTYTRDYEEFDIAQGIKELEQGQIIIATNLAGRGTDVKITEGLRQAEGLHVCLTYLPKNNRIEQQAFGRTARSGDKGSGQLIIMDTKGKEYSNSKVLDSKKERDVEELHRISGIKTYYETRITVEENCFKAFKKQYERLKKELDESEISTEVKEILLQSCLDKWAFWLDENSKHIKNLTDEQGKRNFNDLLNKFISQLKDLKLKYSKDWLAWVDGQPNQMIKLGKYLSQNKELDNAVELFDEVIKQEPYFSEAAHYYKAFALTKIIDWEQKPLNEKDKKILKRFKNELREAAKLLDERSKFAMNAAGIIREIKKNSNESIIQIDAYEEQQKNLINLYSMFSGSIDDIFGHFITPQSFVNSDIKEELATVLCEDLLREGILKKQRVKKDVSDEELKGTSFGYGIISTKMLKEFLSGYEEKEIDEKEFQQALKKATPLPSREAFWKSLIEQKVLNAEVKYAVVNNEKLKEVDASLSAFLAEEVNAKRLKTQTLESDNDQIFLHAERITQKGNNSNVYKKDDFIKAIRKYRYQVLKKRGILSFNRKAHIDNSKIGTVNFSCYDSITLEDFTKVNITKNEAEKILAELERQNIIEKKDKSNSAYGLKIEFDKIEQVELRFCPVYENAVKHLLSVCFAYRIALQRIVRQLKDKKSPVRLQLMTKPHQSLVWELLEQKIIRPITVTTEGENIEETLKRIYRRTMMTKDDIKLMLSQGESIPKDCTEKLFNCLIKEWWIVQWVPIPDGGISSVIGNANKSLDGLLSPLQLYYINEKIPKIPLNFSPEASCKNELTKMQNIDKMVEKVLDNRLQLSKESTIKYIVRTLEQSRSTLKSLTVPNGTLKPLTEFCSQGKFANIEEVHIFLLNGLDELLQLGEKKWTREMLFNTAIVVAMGITQIAVGAVIELYSVGCMTHVGAAFVNEGVNDIFYAAGALKSGYFNWNDYGQHKLQSLMSTAASVGIGAYLSKGTQVSRYGHKLAGPNFEAGGKKVAEMCGNQLIKEAGWMAGKAVVTRIILKTVEGIAFGFANATVDMLVENYLRTLCEGIASNILSDVEREVDRHNISTSLRKAYTILGEEEARKKMNDLTQSVFTDQNCVEKFLPVASKIASSVTQGITEAIKKRSKTSNKLEFPIHTISQVVVWTERVAHIATMINVTSNILDNLNKKINRELEKNAKRVKEQKAEEDYENFKKEISDEWKSLLRQKAGQIIELHILSPILKEGANRLVRYVGKKIQEGFQSYKEDKYSEEFDKLKQQYLDELRNAGEQQGSNMSETENHIIEQYHENLKKLMMKTGSPVLFAEIIKQNVPMDMTCVSACIPVIHTALEEQGIVIPGLTIIVEGEGGIRQEFRSGPEGAGGVIVKLELKDKHFQLCGSSTSGNNRNGGLRNNCLYEALSKAIPPLSDMTPKTFRDKVASCIEQSPEIKHHILQGWHKLPLSLGAYGGYRAPSKTVFDEESSEINDYAGNKKEYQFRTRGPIGHIVARFERYIRFGGMIQRISEDTGIDRSDVVKGGPSQYQDQHSNRGKEGIQAAHLIRVGEINANLTPSHFEELKNFIGHTQNVSKEWNYWQGVGGGIDRYQSSSLRQLAEIDFSGDWTNQNKRAIENIRSYFVAEVVNQMRAGRMSESNCRNIVTALSASNVENVFKNEGKGGYSGKYRDNYL